A part of Tessaracoccus timonensis genomic DNA contains:
- the scpA gene encoding methylmalonyl-CoA mutase translates to MSFPRFNNVDLGHAVPGKDHHKYDEILEAAGYSEGWQTPEHILVPPLYGDTDLNDLDFLQTYPGMPPFLRGPYPTMYVNQPWTIRQYAGFSTAEESNAFYRRNLAAGQKGLSIAFDLATHRGYDSDHPRVAGDVGMAGVAVDSILDMRQLFDGIPLDQMSVSMTMNGAVLPILALYIVAAQEQGVPYEKMTGTIQNDILKEFMVRNTYIYPPQPSMRIIADIFAFTSSNMPKFNSISISGYHMQEAGATADIEMAYTLADGVEYIRAGESVGLNVDQFAPRLSFFWAIGMNFYMEVAKMRAARMLWAKLVKEFGPKNPKSMSLRTHSQTSGWSLTAQDVYNNVARTCIEAMAATQGHTQSLHTNALDEAIALPTDFSARIARNTQLFIQQESGTTKTVDPWAGSAYVECLTRELAGKAWERIREVEEAGGMAKAIEAGIPKMRIEEAAARTQARIDSGRQSLVGVNRYQVEDDEELEVLKVDNKSVREQQIAKLERLRAGRDEEACQAALERVTWAAANPDPTDPDRNLLQVSIEAARAQASVGEISDALEKVFGRYTAQIRTISGVYQAESGSSESVDEARKLVAEFEKKEGRRPRILVAKMGQDGHDRGQKVIATAYADLGMDVDVGPLFQTPEETARQAVESDVHVVGASSLAAGHLTLVPALREELNKLGRQDIMIVVGGVIPSQDFQELRDHGADAIYPPGTNIPECAVDLLTKLNERLDAE, encoded by the coding sequence GTGAGTTTCCCTCGTTTCAATAATGTCGATCTCGGCCATGCGGTGCCTGGCAAGGATCACCACAAGTACGACGAAATCCTCGAGGCAGCCGGCTACTCAGAGGGCTGGCAAACGCCTGAGCATATCCTCGTTCCGCCGCTCTACGGCGACACGGATCTGAACGATCTCGACTTCCTGCAGACCTACCCGGGCATGCCGCCGTTCCTGCGCGGCCCCTACCCGACGATGTACGTCAACCAGCCGTGGACCATCCGCCAGTACGCCGGGTTCTCCACCGCTGAGGAGTCGAACGCGTTCTACCGCCGTAACCTCGCCGCCGGCCAGAAGGGTCTGTCGATTGCATTCGACTTGGCCACGCACCGCGGCTACGACTCCGACCACCCGCGCGTGGCCGGCGACGTCGGTATGGCCGGTGTGGCCGTCGATTCCATCCTCGACATGCGTCAGCTGTTCGACGGCATCCCGCTCGACCAGATGTCGGTGTCGATGACGATGAACGGCGCGGTGCTGCCCATCCTGGCGCTGTACATCGTCGCGGCACAGGAACAGGGCGTGCCGTACGAGAAGATGACCGGAACCATTCAGAACGACATTCTGAAGGAGTTCATGGTCCGCAACACGTACATCTACCCGCCGCAGCCGTCGATGCGCATCATCGCCGACATTTTCGCGTTCACTTCGTCGAACATGCCGAAGTTCAACTCGATTTCGATCTCCGGCTACCACATGCAGGAAGCCGGCGCAACGGCGGACATCGAGATGGCATACACCCTGGCCGACGGCGTCGAGTACATCCGCGCTGGCGAGTCGGTGGGCCTGAACGTCGACCAGTTTGCGCCGCGTCTGTCGTTCTTCTGGGCGATCGGCATGAACTTCTACATGGAGGTCGCCAAGATGCGTGCCGCGCGCATGCTGTGGGCGAAGCTCGTGAAGGAGTTCGGCCCGAAGAACCCGAAGTCGATGAGCCTTCGTACGCACTCGCAGACCTCCGGCTGGTCGCTGACCGCGCAGGATGTCTACAACAACGTTGCGCGTACCTGCATCGAGGCCATGGCCGCGACGCAGGGCCACACGCAGTCGCTGCACACGAACGCCCTCGACGAGGCCATCGCGCTGCCGACCGACTTCTCGGCCCGCATCGCCCGCAACACCCAGCTGTTCATCCAGCAGGAGTCCGGCACCACCAAGACCGTCGACCCGTGGGCTGGCTCGGCGTACGTCGAGTGCCTCACCCGCGAGCTCGCTGGCAAGGCGTGGGAGCGTATCCGCGAGGTTGAGGAAGCCGGTGGCATGGCGAAGGCTATCGAGGCTGGCATCCCCAAGATGCGCATCGAGGAAGCCGCCGCCCGCACCCAGGCCCGCATCGACTCCGGGCGCCAGAGCCTCGTCGGTGTGAACCGCTACCAGGTGGAGGACGACGAAGAGCTCGAGGTGCTCAAGGTGGACAACAAGTCCGTCCGCGAGCAGCAGATTGCGAAGCTCGAGCGTCTGCGCGCTGGCCGCGACGAGGAAGCCTGCCAGGCTGCCTTGGAGCGCGTCACGTGGGCTGCGGCGAACCCGGATCCGACGGATCCCGACCGCAACCTGCTGCAGGTGTCCATCGAGGCGGCGCGCGCGCAGGCCTCCGTCGGCGAAATCTCCGACGCGTTGGAGAAGGTATTCGGGCGGTACACGGCCCAGATCCGTACCATTAGCGGTGTGTACCAGGCAGAATCCGGATCCAGTGAGTCCGTCGACGAGGCCCGCAAGCTCGTCGCAGAGTTCGAGAAGAAGGAAGGCCGACGTCCGCGCATCCTCGTCGCGAAGATGGGCCAGGACGGTCACGACCGTGGCCAGAAGGTGATCGCGACGGCGTACGCCGACCTGGGCATGGACGTCGACGTGGGCCCGCTGTTCCAGACCCCCGAGGAGACCGCGCGTCAGGCCGTCGAATCCGACGTGCACGTCGTGGGTGCCTCCTCGCTCGCCGCCGGCCACCTCACCTTGGTGCCGGCCCTGCGCGAGGAGCTGAACAAGCTCGGCCGTCAGGACATCATGATCGTTGTGGGTGGCGTGATCCCGTCGCAGGACTTCCAGGAGCTCCGCGACCACGGTGCCGACGCGATCTACCCGCCCGGCACGAACATTCCGGAGTGCGCGGTTGACTTGCTGACCAAGCTCAACGAGCGTCTCGACGCGGAATGA
- the mutA gene encoding methylmalonyl-CoA mutase small subunit, whose amino-acid sequence MSAETQDFKLAADFDTPTQEQWEEQVLKVLNRRRPEGKELDIEQAYKRLTSHTVDGLEIKPLYKKEDGVEELGYPGVAPFTRGSTVRTGQMEGAWGIAQLHEDGDVAFTKKQILADLERGGTSVFLRVDPDAIAPSDVAAVLDGVLIDLAPIYLNSKTQQLDAAKALVEVFAKGDADKVAGNLGIDPIGAAALAGTEPDLSVLKEAVELAKPFANVRPIVVDATIYNNAGAGDVHELAYAVAAGVEYVRALVDAGLTADEAFGQIMFRVSATTDQFLTISRLRALRTLWSRVGEVLEVSDDNRGAIQHAVTSLRELTRSDAYVNILRATIASFAAAAGMAEVQTVLPFDTVWGLPGEFSRRISRNVQVLLSEESNVGRVNDPAGGSWFVESMTEQMCEAAWKVFQELDAEGFAKKLADGTVAAQLDELNVNRAKLLATRKLPITGTSTFPNHLEGDVTTARPRPEAPQLNGLKPIRDAEVFEALRDRATAAKEAGNAPTALLACIGQRRHYGPREGFTSNLLHVGGIETQLVESTDPLEFARQFTESGAKLAVLCSNAAMYAEHGMAVAKALKEAGAQRVLLAGQLKELGAENPESVIDGNVFDGMDVVELLESAFDLMGVAK is encoded by the coding sequence ATGAGCGCTGAGACGCAAGACTTCAAGCTGGCCGCCGACTTCGACACCCCCACCCAGGAGCAGTGGGAAGAGCAAGTGCTCAAGGTGCTGAACCGGAGGCGGCCAGAAGGTAAAGAGTTAGACATTGAGCAGGCCTACAAGCGCCTGACGAGTCACACGGTCGATGGCCTCGAGATCAAGCCGCTGTACAAGAAGGAAGACGGCGTAGAAGAGCTGGGATACCCCGGCGTCGCCCCCTTCACGCGCGGTTCGACGGTGCGCACTGGCCAGATGGAAGGTGCCTGGGGAATCGCCCAGCTCCACGAGGACGGCGACGTTGCCTTCACCAAGAAGCAGATCCTCGCCGACCTGGAGCGCGGCGGCACGTCGGTGTTCCTGCGTGTCGACCCCGACGCCATCGCGCCGAGCGACGTCGCCGCTGTACTCGACGGTGTGCTGATCGATCTCGCCCCCATCTACCTCAATTCTAAGACCCAGCAACTCGACGCGGCCAAGGCCCTCGTCGAAGTGTTCGCCAAGGGCGACGCGGACAAGGTTGCAGGCAACCTCGGCATCGACCCGATCGGCGCCGCCGCCCTGGCCGGCACCGAGCCCGACCTGAGCGTCCTCAAGGAGGCCGTCGAGCTCGCGAAGCCCTTCGCCAACGTGCGCCCCATCGTCGTCGACGCGACGATCTACAACAACGCCGGCGCTGGCGACGTGCACGAGCTGGCCTACGCCGTCGCCGCGGGTGTCGAGTACGTCCGCGCGCTCGTCGACGCCGGTCTCACGGCTGACGAGGCGTTCGGCCAGATCATGTTCCGCGTGTCGGCCACCACCGACCAGTTCCTCACCATCTCCCGGCTTCGCGCGCTGCGCACCCTGTGGAGCCGCGTGGGCGAGGTGCTGGAGGTTTCCGACGACAACCGCGGCGCGATCCAGCACGCCGTCACCTCACTGCGCGAGCTGACCCGCTCGGACGCCTACGTGAACATTCTGCGCGCGACGATCGCGTCGTTCGCGGCGGCGGCCGGCATGGCGGAAGTGCAAACCGTCCTCCCCTTCGACACCGTTTGGGGGCTGCCGGGCGAGTTCTCCCGTCGTATCTCCCGCAACGTGCAGGTGCTGCTGTCGGAGGAATCCAACGTTGGCCGCGTGAACGACCCGGCTGGCGGTTCCTGGTTCGTCGAGTCCATGACCGAGCAGATGTGCGAGGCCGCGTGGAAGGTATTCCAGGAGCTCGACGCCGAGGGCTTCGCGAAGAAGCTCGCCGACGGCACCGTCGCGGCCCAGCTGGATGAGCTGAACGTCAACCGCGCGAAGCTGCTTGCCACCCGCAAGCTACCCATCACCGGCACCTCGACGTTCCCGAACCACCTCGAGGGTGATGTCACGACGGCGCGCCCCCGCCCCGAAGCACCTCAGCTGAACGGGCTCAAGCCGATCCGCGACGCGGAGGTCTTCGAGGCCCTGCGCGACCGCGCAACTGCAGCCAAGGAAGCGGGCAACGCGCCCACCGCGCTCCTCGCCTGCATCGGCCAGCGCCGCCACTACGGCCCCCGCGAGGGCTTCACGTCGAACCTGCTCCACGTCGGCGGCATCGAGACGCAGCTCGTGGAGAGCACCGACCCGCTGGAGTTCGCACGCCAGTTCACCGAATCGGGCGCCAAGCTCGCGGTGCTGTGCTCGAACGCCGCCATGTACGCCGAGCACGGCATGGCAGTGGCCAAGGCCCTCAAGGAGGCAGGCGCCCAGCGCGTCCTCCTCGCGGGTCAACTCAAGGAGCTCGGAGCAGAAAACCCCGAATCCGTCATTGACGGCAACGTCTTCGACGGCATGGACGTGGTCGAGCTGCTCGAGTCCGCTTTCGATCTGATGGGAGTAGCCAAGTGA
- a CDS encoding glutathione S-transferase family protein has protein sequence MAAASELTKETTKDGAFARQSNSFTTPFGDGPGDLPVEAGRYRLLVANICPWAHRQLIALNLLGLTDAISVGVAGPVRTDNGWRFTLDPDGRDPVLGYEYVTDAYLRADPHYDKRSTVPAVVNLKTGAVVNNDYHRLTDYWEVEWAPFHSPNAPILYPEELRTQIDDLNDYVFHNINNGVYKCGFARSQSAYEQAYDALFRALDTIEERLATRRFLFGDHITDADIRLWVTLARFDAAYYGRFKSNRQRLVDFEHLWGYARDLYETPGFGSTTNFDHIKQGYYASVALDPDQIIPKGPDLSVWSKPHDRAHLSSTPDEKFLPTQ, from the coding sequence ATGGCTGCCGCAAGCGAGCTCACCAAGGAAACGACGAAGGACGGCGCATTCGCCAGACAGTCCAATTCATTCACGACGCCGTTCGGTGACGGACCGGGCGACCTGCCCGTCGAGGCAGGTCGATACCGGCTACTCGTTGCCAACATCTGCCCATGGGCGCACCGACAGTTGATTGCCCTGAACCTCCTCGGGCTCACCGATGCCATCAGCGTCGGCGTTGCGGGGCCGGTGCGTACTGACAATGGCTGGCGTTTCACCCTCGACCCCGACGGCCGAGATCCGGTGCTCGGCTATGAGTACGTCACCGATGCTTATCTACGTGCGGACCCGCACTATGACAAGCGCTCAACGGTGCCCGCCGTCGTCAACCTCAAGACGGGTGCCGTGGTCAACAACGACTACCACCGACTTACGGACTATTGGGAAGTGGAGTGGGCGCCATTCCACAGCCCCAACGCGCCGATCCTGTACCCGGAGGAACTCCGTACGCAGATCGACGACCTGAACGACTACGTCTTCCACAACATCAACAACGGGGTCTACAAATGTGGCTTCGCTCGGTCGCAAAGCGCCTACGAGCAAGCCTACGACGCACTCTTCCGAGCCCTCGACACCATCGAGGAACGCCTAGCCACCCGTCGCTTCCTCTTCGGCGACCACATCACCGACGCAGACATCCGACTGTGGGTCACGCTCGCGAGATTCGATGCCGCGTATTACGGTCGGTTTAAGAGCAACCGGCAGCGGCTCGTCGACTTCGAGCACCTGTGGGGGTATGCGAGGGATCTGTACGAGACGCCTGGCTTTGGCTCGACCACCAACTTCGACCACATCAAGCAGGGCTACTATGCCTCGGTTGCGCTGGATCCCGACCAGATCATCCCCAAAGGCCCCGATCTTTCAGTGTGGTCCAAACCGCACGACCGTGCACACTTGTCGTCGACGCCCGATGAGAAGTTCCTTCCCACGCAGTGA
- a CDS encoding glutathione S-transferase family protein — protein MTGTKDHLQAEVGSGGEFRRQKNRFTTPFGDGESQLPVAPGRYRLIVGNLCPWAHRQLIVREVLGLQHAISVGTIDPIRGEDGWEFNLDEGGVDPVLGIHELREAYLAGDPTFDGRPTVPAVVDIASGAVVNNDYHRLTNYFEVEWRALQADDAPDLYPEELRTQIDDLNDYVFHNINNGVYKAGFARTQEAYEQAYDALFQALDTIEERLATRRFLFGDHITDADIRLWVTLVRFDVAYHGAFHCNRQRLTEFEHLWGYARDLFQTPGFGSTTNFDHIKRHYYSIPVVKSQFGITPKGPDLATWDAPHGREHLSTTPEEKFRRHAGAEKEA, from the coding sequence ATGACCGGCACCAAAGACCATCTGCAGGCTGAGGTGGGCAGCGGCGGCGAGTTCCGTCGCCAGAAGAACCGCTTCACTACCCCGTTTGGCGACGGCGAAAGCCAGCTGCCCGTTGCGCCGGGAAGGTATCGACTCATCGTTGGCAACCTCTGCCCCTGGGCGCACCGCCAGTTGATTGTTCGCGAGGTGCTCGGGCTCCAACATGCGATCAGCGTCGGCACCATCGACCCCATCCGTGGCGAAGATGGCTGGGAGTTCAACCTCGACGAGGGCGGGGTCGATCCGGTCCTTGGCATCCACGAGTTGCGCGAAGCATATCTTGCAGGCGATCCGACGTTCGATGGGCGCCCGACGGTGCCCGCCGTCGTCGACATCGCATCAGGCGCCGTGGTGAACAACGACTACCACCGCCTCACCAACTACTTCGAAGTCGAATGGCGGGCATTGCAAGCTGACGATGCCCCCGATCTGTACCCAGAAGAACTCCGTACGCAGATCGACGACCTGAACGACTACGTCTTCCACAACATCAACAACGGCGTCTACAAAGCAGGCTTCGCACGCACGCAGGAAGCCTACGAACAGGCCTACGACGCACTCTTTCAAGCCCTCGACACCATCGAGGAACGCCTAGCCACCCGTCGCTTCCTCTTCGGCGACCACATCACCGACGCAGACATCCGACTGTGGGTCACCCTGGTTCGCTTCGACGTGGCTTACCACGGAGCGTTCCACTGCAACCGCCAGCGGCTGACGGAGTTCGAGCATCTTTGGGGCTACGCACGGGACCTGTTCCAGACGCCTGGTTTTGGCTCTACCACGAACTTCGATCACATCAAGCGCCACTACTACTCGATCCCCGTAGTGAAGTCCCAGTTCGGGATTACCCCCAAGGGCCCAGATCTCGCCACATGGGACGCCCCGCACGGGCGGGAACACCTCAGCACGACACCCGAAGAGAAGTTTCGCCGCCACGCCGGCGCAGAGAAGGAGGCCTGA
- a CDS encoding MFS transporter, translating into MSITAAPTSPSTQSTPQDTRKLRHLYGAMAGSTFEVFDWAIYSTFAAFFATSFFAKDGVSAFLGANLVFAVGFIARPVGSLIFGHISDTRGRKVSLFGTSAAALLGTTMIALAPTQHTIGIGAAVVLVTARIIQGLAHGGEQPAAGAYVSEMAKPHNRGLWSSWVYVAILAGGLLGNLLGAVLTSVLGADVLIAGGWRIAFGVGALGSIYALVLVARLPETEVFKEAQDHVERPSIAREMLRAWRPALMIIGLTLGVTIAFQNWAAMTGYHIAVFHADPSSTLWASVASNLIAMASLPLWGALSDRIGRKPVVLIGLAGVAVTTFGLMQFLDGSAGRMFVAQALSMVLLAAPLSILPALMAELVPTSIRTIGVGFSYAVATAVFGGTVSALQTWIGANWGPQYFGVYVTIAALVSIVVALLIPETRGKDLKENTSTRSRFEEAHA; encoded by the coding sequence ATGTCCATCACCGCAGCACCCACATCCCCTTCCACCCAGTCCACCCCACAAGACACTCGCAAACTTCGGCATCTGTATGGCGCCATGGCGGGCTCAACGTTCGAGGTGTTCGACTGGGCCATCTACTCCACGTTCGCGGCGTTCTTCGCCACCTCATTCTTCGCGAAGGACGGCGTTTCAGCCTTCTTAGGCGCCAATTTGGTCTTTGCCGTCGGCTTCATTGCCCGCCCGGTTGGATCGCTCATCTTCGGCCACATTTCCGATACTCGAGGCCGTAAGGTGTCGCTGTTCGGTACATCGGCAGCAGCCCTGCTGGGCACTACGATGATCGCGCTCGCTCCTACACAGCACACGATCGGCATCGGCGCGGCCGTCGTGTTGGTCACCGCCCGCATCATTCAGGGCCTAGCGCATGGCGGCGAGCAGCCCGCCGCAGGAGCATACGTCTCGGAGATGGCCAAACCGCACAACCGTGGGCTTTGGTCGTCGTGGGTCTACGTCGCGATCCTTGCAGGTGGGCTCCTCGGCAACCTGCTCGGAGCTGTCCTCACTTCGGTGCTTGGCGCCGACGTGCTCATCGCGGGCGGTTGGCGCATCGCGTTTGGCGTCGGCGCGCTCGGTTCCATCTACGCGCTCGTGCTTGTCGCGCGACTTCCTGAGACTGAGGTGTTCAAAGAGGCACAAGACCATGTCGAACGTCCAAGCATTGCCCGCGAGATGCTGCGCGCCTGGCGCCCCGCGCTCATGATCATCGGCCTCACGCTCGGCGTAACGATTGCCTTCCAAAACTGGGCCGCAATGACCGGATACCACATTGCCGTCTTCCACGCGGACCCTTCATCGACGTTGTGGGCGTCAGTGGCTTCCAACCTCATCGCCATGGCGTCTCTCCCTCTGTGGGGTGCGCTCTCAGACCGCATCGGCCGCAAGCCCGTCGTGCTGATCGGCCTTGCCGGAGTGGCGGTGACGACATTCGGGTTGATGCAGTTCCTTGACGGCTCAGCCGGCAGAATGTTCGTCGCGCAGGCCCTCTCCATGGTCCTGCTCGCCGCACCGCTCTCAATCTTGCCTGCGCTCATGGCGGAGCTTGTACCGACGTCGATCCGCACCATCGGCGTTGGGTTCAGCTACGCCGTCGCAACAGCAGTGTTCGGCGGTACCGTCAGCGCATTGCAAACCTGGATCGGCGCGAACTGGGGCCCGCAATACTTCGGCGTCTATGTGACGATCGCCGCCCTCGTGTCCATCGTCGTGGCGCTCCTCATTCCGGAGACCCGCGGCAAGGATCTCAAGGAAAACACCTCCACCCGCTCTCGATTCGAGGAGGCACACGCATGA
- a CDS encoding putative leader peptide produces the protein MTLMLTERRHIDLLRVAAQRCL, from the coding sequence ATGACTTTGATGTTGACGGAACGCAGGCACATTGATCTGCTCCGTGTCGCTGCTCAGCGCTGTCTCTGA